A genomic segment from Nicotiana tabacum cultivar K326 chromosome 7, ASM71507v2, whole genome shotgun sequence encodes:
- the LOC107829838 gene encoding histone-lysine N-methyltransferase family member SUVH9, with the protein MGSLVPFQDLNLQPESTNLTSNSPTPLITPKIEPKLEPLDEFTQADLQTPPLFSNPNTLNFNSNFTPNSLSHSSIITSEQNPSGSNETNVYSEYNRISELFREAFAKRMQRYGDIEIVADPENDDTRDVEVDLDNSRAIVPVNNEDNQVSEMVIPRRKYQQRSSELVRVTDLKPEDQRYFRDAVRRTRMLYDSLRVLAMVDDENNMSVVPHRKTRGDLKACQVLREHGLWMNRDKRIVGAIPGVFIGDVFFFRMELCVVGLHGQVQAGIDYVPASQSSNREPIATSVIVSGGYEDDQDGGDVIIYTGHGGQDKLSRQCMHQKLECGNLALERSMHYGIEVRVIRGFKYEGSASGKVYVYDGLYRIVECWFDVGKSGFGVYKYKLVRIENQEELGSAILRFAQNLRIRPLVARPTGYVSLDISRKKENVPVFLFNDIDDNHDPAYFDYLLKTVFPPYVYQNVGSGNGCECVNGCVDNCFCAMRNGGQFAYDYNGILVRGKPLVFECGPHCQCPPTCRNRVSQKGLRHRFEVFRSRETGWGVRSLDLIQAGSFICEFTGVVLTREQAQIFTMNGDSLVYPNRFPERWAEWGDLSQIYPDYVRPAYPSIPPLDFAMDVSRMRNVACYMSHSSSPNVLVQPVLYDHNNVSFPHLMLFAMENIPPLREISLDYGVADEWTGKLAICN; encoded by the coding sequence ATGGGTTCTCTTGTCCCATTTCAAGACCTTAATCTTCAACCTGAATCCACCAATTTAACCTCTAATTCTCCAACTCCGTTAATTACCCCCAAAATTGAACCAAAACTTGAACCACTGGATGAATTTACTCAAGCTGATCTTCAAACCCCACCTCTTTTCTCCAACCCTAATACTCTCAATTTCAACTCCAATTTCACTCCTAATTCACTATCACACAGCTCAATTATTACATCTGAACAAAACCCATCTGGGTCTAATGAAACAAATGTGTATTCTGAGTATAACAGAATTTCTGAGCTGTTTCGTGAAGCTTTTGCTAAACGAATGCAGCGTTACGGAGATATTGAGATTGTTGCTGACCCTGAGAATGATGATACCCGTGACGTCGAGGTGGACctggataattcacgtgccattGTTCCGGTTAATAATGAGGATAATCAGGTTTCGGAAATGGTAATTCCTAGAAGAAAATATCAACAAAGATCATCTGAATTAGTTAGGGTTACAGATCTTAAACCTGAAGATCAACGTTATTTTCGTGATGCTGTTAGGAGAACTCGAATGCTGTATGATTCATTACGTGTTTTAGCGATGGTGGACGATGAGAATAACATGAGTGTGGTGCCTCATAGGAAGACTAgaggtgatttgaaggcttgtcaGGTTTTAAGAGAACACGGGTTATGGATGAATCGCGATAAGCGAATTGTTGGGGCGATCCCGGGGGTGTTTATTGGTGATGTGTTCTTTTTCAGGATGGAGCTTTGTGTTGTTGGTTTACATGGGCAGGTTCAAGCTGGCATTGATTATGTCCCCGCGAGTCAGAGCTCAAATAGGGAGCCGATTGCTACTAGTGTGATTGTTTCGGGTGGATACGAGGATGATCAGGATGGTGGAGATGTGATTATATATACCGGGCATGGTGGACAGGATAAGTTGTCGAGGCAATGTATGCATCAGAAGCTGGAATGTGGAAATTTGGCGTTGGAGCGGAGTATGCACTATGGAATTGAGGTAAGGGTAATTCGCGGCTTTAAGTACGAAGGTAGTGCTAGTGGTAAAGTTTATGTGTATGATGGATTGTATAGAATTGTTGAATGTTGGTTTGATGTTGGGAAGTCTGGATTTGGAGTGTATAAGTACAAGCTTGTTAGGATTGAGAATCAGGAAGAGTTGGGAAGTGCCATTCTTAGGTTTGCGCAGAATCTTAGGATTAGACCTTTGGTGGCAAGGCCTACGGGGTATGTTAGTCTAGATATATCGAGGAAAAAAGAAAACGTGCCAGTATTTCTTTTCAATGATATCGATGATAATCATGATCCTGCTTACTTTGATTATCTGTTGAAGACTGTTTTTCCTCCGTACGTGTACCAGAATGTGGGCAGTGGAAATGGCTGTGAGTGCGTTAATGGGTGTGTGGATAATTGTTTTTGTGCTATGAGAAATGGTGGCCAATTTGCCTATGATTATAATGGGATATTGGTGAGAGGCAAACCGTTAGTGTTTGAATGTGGACCACATTGTCAGTGTCCTCCAACTTGCCGGAATCGAGTGAGTCAAAAGGGTTTGAGGCACAGATTTGAAGTGTTTCGGTCTAGAGAGACTGGTTGGGGAGTTAGGTCATTGGACTTGATCCAAGCTGGGTCCTTCATCTGTGAATTTACTGGGGTCGTACTCACACGAGAGCAAGCCCAAATTTTTACAATGAATGGTGATAGTTTAGTCTATCCAAATCGCTTTCCTGAGAGGTGGGCAGAATGGGGAGATTTGTCCCAAATATATCCTGACTATGTGCGGCCAGCATACCCCTCCATTCCTCCTCTGGATTTCGCGATGGATGTGTCTAGAATGAGGAACGTAGCATGTTATATGAGTCACAGTTCAAGCCCCAACGTGTTGGTGCAGCCCGTGCTTTATGATCACAACAATGTATCTTTCCCCCACCTGATGCTCTTTGCAATGGAGAATATCCCTCCTCTTAGGGAGATCAGTCTTGATTATGGGGTAGCAGATGAATGGACAGGGAAGCTTGCCATTTGTAATTGA